ACCCGATCTGATGTGCCTGGGCAAGGGACTGACTGGCGGCTACCTGCCGATGGCCGCGACCCTGACCAGCGAGCAGGTATTCGCGGCTTTCTTAGGACAGGTCGAAGAGGGCCGCACCTTCTATTATGGCCATACCTACACCGGCAATCCCCTGGCTGCGGCCGTGGCGATCGCTAATCTAAAGGTGTTCGACGAAGAACAAGTGGTCGCCCGGGTCGGCCCTTTGGCCGAGCAGCTCCGTCGCGGGCTGAGCCGCTTTGCCGCACACCCTCACGTCGCGGACATTCGCCAATGGGGTCTGATGGCGGG
This sequence is a window from Candidatus Binataceae bacterium. Protein-coding genes within it:
- a CDS encoding aminotransferase class III-fold pyridoxal phosphate-dependent enzyme, with the protein product PDLMCLGKGLTGGYLPMAATLTSEQVFAAFLGQVEEGRTFYYGHTYTGNPLAAAVAIANLKVFDEEQVVARVGPLAEQLRRGLSRFAAHPHVADIRQWGLMAGVELMEEVQRCQPFAPAAQVGARIAMAARQAGVIVRPLGDVLVFMPPLSIDASEISLLLDAVYGATIEIVG